In Eubalaena glacialis isolate mEubGla1 chromosome 3, mEubGla1.1.hap2.+ XY, whole genome shotgun sequence, the following are encoded in one genomic region:
- the LOC133087977 gene encoding ferritin light chain-like, producing MSSQIRQHYSTEVEAAVNSLVNMHLRASYTYLSLGFYFDRDDVALEGVGHFFRELAEEKHESTGRLLKMQNQRGCRALFQDVQKPSQDEWGKTQDAMEAAINIGKNLNQALLDLHALGCACTDPHLCDFLESHFLDEEVKLIKKIGDHLTNLRRLAGPQAELGEYLFERLTLKHD from the coding sequence ATGAGCTCCCAGATTCGTCAGCATTATTCCACTGAGGTGGAGGCCGCCGTCAACAGCCTGGTCAACATGCATCTGCGGGCCTCCTACACCTAcctctctctgggcttctattTCGACCGCGACGATGTGGCTCTGGAGGGCGTGGGACACTTTTTCCGCGAATTGGCCGAAGAGAAGCACGAGAGCACCGGGCGtctcttgaaaatgcaaaacCAACGCGGCTGCCGCGCCCTCTTCCAGGACGTGCAGAAGCCATCTCAAGATGAGTGGGGTAAAACTCAGGACGCTATGGAAGCCGCCATTAACATAGGGAAGAACCTGAACCAGGCCCTTCTGGATCTGCATGCCCTGGGTTGTGCCTGCACAGACCCCCACCTCTGCGACTTCCTGGAGAGCCACTTCCTAGATGAGGAGGTGAAACTCATCAAGAAGATAGGTGACCACCTGACCAACCTCCGCAGGCTGGCTGGTCCCCAGGCTGAGCTGGGCGAGTATCTCTTCGAAAGGCTCACCCTCAAGCACGACTAG